A genomic segment from Aegilops tauschii subsp. strangulata cultivar AL8/78 chromosome 1, Aet v6.0, whole genome shotgun sequence encodes:
- the LOC120964518 gene encoding uncharacterized protein — translation MLTRLFMKAVGMYPRFVGVDVEYTRDDEPPQYAPVLQLCVDELCLVYHIAAATKWPKRLKSFLQEKKLFTFAGFSIHNDKEMLKMSGLEINPEKYIDIQKNYRVPYAGRKKQYDSLADVAASVIHPFYQNMKKKINRTEDHKLWGISPLPDYLIEYAAKDAYATYKAWKIIDNIKSGVEISEAQEADPYYHCHYAA, via the exons ATGCTCACCAGGCTCTTCATGAAAGCCGTCGGCATGTATCCTAGATTCGTCGGCGTTGATGTGGAGTATACCAGGGATGATGAACCTCCGCAGTACGCACCAGTTCTGCAGTTATGCGTGGATGAACTCTGCCTGGTCTACCACATCGCTGCGGCCACAAAATG GCCCAAGCGCCTCAAGAGCTTCCTCCAGGAGAAGAAGTTGTTCACCTTTGCCGGTTTCAGCATTCATAATGACAAAGAGATGCTGAAGATGTCTGGTTTGGAGATCAATCCCGAAAAGTACATCGACATTCAGAAAAACTATAGAGTTCCATATGCCGGCAGAAAGAAGCAGTACGACTCCTTGGCTGATGTTGCAGCCAGCGTCATCCACCCATTTTACcaaaacatgaagaagaagatcaaCAGGACCGAAGACCATAAACTGTGGGGGATCAGCCCGCTGCCAGACTACCTCATCGAGTACGCAGCGAAGGATGCGTACGCCACCTACAAGGCTTGGAAGATAATAGACAACATCAAATCAGGTGTGGAAATTTCAGAAGCACAGGAGGCTGACCCCTACTACCACTGCCACTACGCGGCATGA